Sequence from the Phragmites australis chromosome 6, lpPhrAust1.1, whole genome shotgun sequence genome:
ttagttcgactctgaattgaaaaaatagtgtatcatttcatgtgatacagttctcTGTTCAGTTGTCCGGAATATAGGCGTATACGcgacgttttcagacgtagagctgacgcttcatattttatgtgttttaaatatgttttagttCTAATAGCATACCCGTATAAGTGGTACTACTTCTgggcgttcttgatcgaatttttttcgtcgcttttggtaaaaggcaagtaacgtgggggtgtggttccgtgctatgtttatattcatgtcttacttcttttgcaaataaaattgaagtgtatggttttcttttctaatcCATTTAAATCATGGATGACGTTGCATTCGATTATTTAAATCAAtacttttcttattgatttggattgtacctttgtcttcatgaatcagttgtggtttttatcatgagccattcaaaaaggaataaagaattgacgtcaattcacatgcatacatatgcatttatgcacttcatatggtgataaaggccgatcactacCATCgcgcgtgattcgtaccggtacatgaagttgcatgagatgttggcatcgtccagctctcaaatggagttgcatcatagcattcatacatttctttttatgatatttggagaatacagaattctggGAGTTGAATGCCATATTTTGTGGAAGACTGGGTTGAAGTTTGTCGTGGATAGGCTTACAAAATCCGCACATTTTATCCCAATGAAGACCACCAGTTCAGCacatgatttggctcccttgtatatcagggaaatagtgaggttgcatggtgtgccaaaatcgatcatttcagatcaggattccaaatttgtatccCAGTTTTAGCAGAGTTTtcttataataatagctatcaagctagtattcggatggctccttttgaggttttgtatggccgaaggtgtgtttctcctttgtgttgggattctgttggagagagatcactacttggtccggatttggttcagcaaacatcagaaaaggtgccccaaatacgtcagaacctgttggctgctcaaagtcgacagaagagctatgcagatatccgAAGACGAGATCTAGAATTTACAGTTGGTGACTATGTTCTGCTCAGAGTGTcgccaaccaaaggtgttgtacATTTTGGTATCTCTGGAAAGCTTAACCCGAGGTACATTGGCCCATTTCTAATCACAGCCCGAGTAGACAATTTGGCGTACCGTCTTGATTTATcagactcaatgagtggagtacataatatcttccatgtttctatgctaagaaaatatctgagagaccatgagcataaaattgatgttgaatcaatcaCGACAGAGAAAGATCTAACCGTAAAGTGCCACCCAGTACGTATTCTGGATTCCTCAGAGCGAGTCATGAGAAGGagaactatcaagtttgtgagagtcctttggacaaatcaaacagaacgagaagcaacttgggaacttgaagaacaaatacgcaaggagtatcctgagctctttgagatTGGTGAGTCctaagttttgaaatattttacctctgttccatagttgccatggaaacggcagaattcggggacgaattcctttaGGGGGGGAATGTAATActaaatttttgagaaaaaaaaagagatatttgacaaaaagttgactttttgatccgttgcttgtatggacgatcggaaaccgcggttgcgttcatctagtcgagacgaacccatttttctattcatatgtccgttccggatACTTTGTGACCCGTAAAAAGTCTAATAAACCTAAATCGTtcattgtttaaaaaaaaaaagagataagtactggatggatcggccctcaacccgatccatccagacgtCTCTACCgcgctcgctctctctctctctctccatcgctGTTGTGCGCTGCTGTCCCCGCGCCGGCCGTCGCCGCCAGAGCGTCGCGCCGCCGTGCGCTGCCGTCCGCCGCCTGCTCGATGTCGAGCGCGCTGCACCGAGCGCCCTGCGCCGGGCCGCCGTTGCACCGCTCCTGCGCCGGGCCGTCGCTGCACCGCTCTTGCTCCGGCCACCGCACGCCTGCGCCGCTGCGTTGCAGCGCACGCCATCGCCGTCCTGCACGCCGTCGTGCGCCTGCGCGCTGCTGCTGCGTGCTCCGTGCGGCTCTGTGCTGGCTGCTGTGAGAAAGAAGAAGCTAACCGAAGCaagcaaagaaagaaagaagcaagCACGCGGAAGAAAGCCaggaaggaagagaaggaaagaaaaagaaaagaaaagggaagaaagagaaaaggaaaaaaaagggaagaaaaaggaaaaagttggaaatttcagaatttcgTCGGATTtgtcgtcaatctttcgaaggcgatttctcAGTAATTCCTGGACGATTGTGgtttgattaaatcaaatcaatcaattcctgtcgtgtcatttcatgtaatcaatagtctgattcgtttcgataatcattattgattcgaagatacgacatccgagtcgaagtattcttttcattcatcggagcaaagtctaattaaTGAGAGttttagttcgactctgaattggaaatagtgtatcatttcatgtgatacagttctcTGTTCAGTTGTCCGGAATATAGGCGTATACGTAACGTTTTCAGACGTAGagttgacgcttcatattttatgtgttttaaatgtgttttagttctaatagcatacctgtacaggtggtactacttctgggcgttcttgatcgaattttttgcaaaaaggaataaagaattgacgtcaattcacatacatacatatgcatttatgcacttcatatggtgataaaggccgatcactgccatcgcgcgtgattcgtaccggtacatggagttgcatgagatgttggcatcgtccagctctcaaatggagttgcatcatggcattcatacatttttttatgatatttggaTAATACAGAATTCTGGGAGTTGAATGCCATATTTTGTGGAAGACTGGGTTGAAGTTTGTCGTTATTTTCTcgacaaatattttgaaatgatgatctctttaaaaccatgtgtttttcttgttgatgtgagaagaatgtttatttcccaaatacttttgaacgaagtgagatatgtttatattcatagctgttacttgctgagctcgtctcaccctCTGTTAaatctttacaggtatgtttagatgctgatatgcattttggggatggatctggGTAGTTGCACACACTACCTCCTCACAATGTCGATAGCTCGCCCGGTGCTTAGAGATTGTGTGTCTGATGGTCTGTCGTTTGCTTGGTTTATGTCgtggtacgacgctggtagcgtcgtgaaaatttctatatatatgctggttatattaTATACTGTCTGCATGTGATctttttggtcagttataccgtcctatagaggaaatgctgccaaaatttccaatttttaaataattaggcatagttgtaaagtagggtgttacattgCCGGTCGGCGGTGGCGGCTAGCGATGGAACCAAGCGGCTTCCGTCGTGGTCCCTTCATCCCTTTCCATCCCTCCATCTTTCTTCCCTTCGGTGGTTCCAGTGGCTAGCTCGCTGTTTGGGTGACTACAACCTTGCTACATCCTTGCACCTTTGGCGAGATCCATGTGTGGGCGTGCATTTTGTGGTCGGATCTACTTGCTTTAGCACCTACAGTCGAGTTCTATGGGTGGGTGGGATATGTGCTTTGCCATCCGGATTAGCGTGGCGGCGTGCGAAGTCCAACGGGCTGACGGCTTCATCAGTGTGGGGCTGTCGGGATCCGTGATTCGGTGTGGGTGGGTGGTCGGGTTCACGCCCAGCAGGTGGGTAGGCCACCCCCGGGAGCAGCGCGTGCTCCGTGAGGAGCTTCTTGTTGTAGATGGCATCGTTGAAGGCCACCATGAGGGCGTCGTCATGCGGGTCGGGCTGTGATGTGGTGGCATCCATTTTGGTCTACGTGCGGAGGTGCTACACAGACAGTGGCCTAGCGGGGTGGTGGCACTCGCTTTGGCGGTGCGCGTTGTATGTGGTCGCGCCTCGGCAACTGCCTGTGTACGGTGTCGATGCGCAAAGGCGGAGACACGCCACACAATAGCTTTAGCAACTCCACATAACTCTCCATGATGCTCCAGTCTATTAGGTCGCGTCGAAGCTCCGATTGGCGGTCTCCTTGTTGGTGTCGGTCGCCATGGGCTGGCTATGCCCAACATCCTCCACAGTGCCCGGTGCCGTTTCAGCCTATCTAGGTTGTTTGGCTCCTCCCCTTGCTAGATCGGTCTATTCCCTCTAATATGGCCCACGAGGAGCTTGCCGATCCGATGTTGGCTTCGTTGGCGGCACGTGTGCGAGATGTTGGTTCTCTTTGGGTTTGGCGCTCTGGTCCTGCTATACTCACCCTTGTCATAGCCTCGCCGGTGTCATGCATGCTCCTCTCCTTGTGAGATCTGCCCTCTTCCCTCAGATCTAGCCCACGGAGAGCTCTACAGCTTGGCAATAGCTTGTGGCTGCAGAGCCATCGACTACGTTGCTGGCGGTGTGATTCCAGGGGTTGCGATGTGCTGGTGGTTTGTTCGCGTCAGCGCTGGCCCCCTTCTACACGGTTGGGAGCAGGAACACCGAGCGAAAGCCCTATTTAGACATCCTGTCGATGCTAGTGCCGATGACACCCTTGGATGCCGTTTCCTCCTTGAAGGCGGTGTTGTGGTGTTTCCTGTCTCTCTATGAGGTTCTTTGGGTGAAAATCCAATTCCAGTTCTTTCGGATGGGCAACAGTGTCGTTGTATGGATGTTCTTTCCCCGTGTTTTCAAGTGGTGGTTGGTTTAGGTCCTACCTTTTGCTTGCTCTACAACAATGTTGATCATCATATGCCTAGTGTAGCTAGACAGAAGTGGATGCGGTGTTGTTGGTTTAATTTAGCTAGGTAGTTCACCGCATTGTTGTAGTTTTGAGTTGGGTTTTCCTTTAAAAAATAACCATCGTGTGGTTTGTTAGTCCATCAgactcttcttctttttaatataattgaCAGCTCTTCTAACGGTTCATTTAAAAACACTCTAAATATTCCTCGCATCACTACTACATCAAATTAAAATAGGGATGTTTATTTTTCGTTCAGGTTTATTATTGTTGCCATGGTGTTGGTTGGTTACCGTATGCGAAGAGATGGTCAGTTACAAACGTGTACAAATTGGAAAATAATGTCCAATGTGAGGATGAGTGCACGTGTCAGTGTCACGTAGATGTACACCGGGCAATATGCCACAAACGTTGCTGTGATCATGCAATTATCCTTGATCTAACTGAGCAGAAATTTGGTCGCTTTGTATTCTGACAGAAACATTCTCCTGATGAATGCAAGCAGGACAGATAATTGACCATATACAGGCATATTGGCCAACTCTAATAAAGCTTTTTCCGGTGCTACGATGTCCAAAAAACACTGTGCCGAGCTTGGATGATTGAGAGGCTGCAACAAGCACTCCAGCGGATGGAGAGGAGCGGCAGCAAATTTGTGGACAGAAAAAGCAGACCATATCATTATAATTAGGGATAATTGTGAGTCTGaggaaagataaaaaataataaaaagacATAACAAATATGATAGctattgaagatgaaaaaaataaaaatattataataatattataagatattagaatagtattatagaggacggattttcaaaatatataatGATTATGGAATTGCCCGAGCTTCCTAAACACGTGTCTGGAGCATTTGCCCTGTACCCAGAGGTTGGAATCTACAGTTACGAGGCCATCGAGCTTCGAATCTCCAcagaggttgccgcctcctgcATCCTCTGCTCGAACGAGGTCCCGAGCTCTGACGCTGGCGACGAACCGGCGATCATCTCCGAGCCTGTGGAGATGCTGAACGGGCTCATGCCGATGGCTTCCTCCTCGCTCGCAGCCTGCACCGGGCCATTCGCGCCGCGGCCACCCCTTACGGTCTCATCGATCCACCTCGGCGTCTGGTTCCCGCTCCTGATGGACTCGTCGTTCCTTGTCTTGAAGGTGGGGGACCTCAAGTCCTTCTGATCGTAGTGCCGCAGCCACGCGCGCAGCAAAGCCAGCGACGAGCTCCCGGAGCCGGCCTCCTCCGCCGGCCGGAGCTCACCGCGCTCCCGGTAGACGAAAGTGGCGAGGTAGACGAGGAGCACGAGGACAGAGACCACGCCGGTGATGAGGAACAGCCCGCCGAAGCTCGAGAAGCTGAGGTTGGACGAGCCGACGGCGGCACTGCCACCCTGGCTCGGGCACACGCCGGGCTCGCCGAACCACTTCTTCTCTATCTGCGCCATCTCCTTCCCTTCCGCCAGTGCGAGGACCGCACGCGACACGTCCGGCGTCATCGGGCTGCCCCTCGGGAACACGAACCCAAATCCGTCTGTCTTGAAGACCGGGCCGACCATGGTGTAGCCGTCGCAGTACTGCGAGAGCAAGAGCTTCAGGTACGGGATCTCATCGAACACGGCGGCGACCCCGCCGTTCGCTGACCCTTTGGACAGCGCGTCGGCGTACTGCTCCGCCGTGCTGTAGCTCCGCATCTTGGCCTTGTCGAAGCCGACCTTTTGGAGCGAGTCCTCGGTGAAGGAGCCCTCCTGGTACCCGATGTAGTCGCCGCGCCGCTGGAGCTCTCGCACGTCTGTCACCGTCGGCTGGAGCTTCTGGACGGTCAGCATCGACGTCAGGCTCGCCGTGTAGCTCGACGTCAGGATCAGCACGAAGAACACCCATATGATCACCACGAACCTCGACAGGTTGCTCTCCAGCTTCTCCCCTGCAAATCACAAGTTCTTTAAGCCATCGTCTTACATGGCGCCAATTTGAAGACGTTTAAAAACTAGAAAATTAAGATGCGCGCATACTGTGCGAGAATACGAGCGTGGAGAAGGCGAAGTAGAAGATGAGGCCGAACTGCTGCCACGGCGTGCCGCGGAACTCGGGGTTGATCCGGTGCTCGATCACCCAGACGACGAAGccggtgaagcagaagaaggCGACGCTAGCGACCCAGAGGCTGGTGGTGAGCGGCTGCATGAAGATCCACATGCTCGTGCTCGTGTCCGTGcgcaccgccaccaccatcgaCCATCCCGACTCGGTGAACGGCATAGTGAAGTCCACCTCGTCCATCCTACTCGCCGTGATCGTCACGTCGCCGACGACGACGTCTGCTTTCTGCGACCATCAGCACAAGCTTCTCGATCAGCACACAGATCGTCTCAATAATTCTGAAACGTGCATGGCGTCATTGGCCGGTGTGTACTTACCTGTTCGGACACCTGTGACACGAGATTCTCGTAGGACTCCGAGCTGCCATCGTAAGGCACGTACTGGTAGGTCACCGGATATGGCATATTGCGCATGACCGCGTCGAACACCTCGATGCAGTAGCCTGTCACGTTTCGCCTTCCGGTTGTCGAATCCTTGGTGACGTCCACAAATTGTGTGAACCCTCTCTTTACCGGCACGGCGACGCGAAGCTGCTGCCCGTTCGGCGACATGACCCAGCCTTTGGGTGACAACGGTGAATCACCTGGCCAAAGAATTTGCTTCAGCCCTTTGGCGCCGTTGGCGTTGAGAGCTTGCGTCACTCCGGACTCCGGCGTCCAGAACCCCACTGTCCTCGCGCCTTTCCCGAAGATGTTGATGACCTCGTAGGCAGGCGGCTGTAGCTGCCCGTCGACGAGCGTGAAGTTACCGGCGAGGCCGTGGAAGGTCGTGCCGTGCACAGCATTGAGAAGTTTTGCTCCGGTGGCCAACACACCGAGCCGGTCCAGATCTGTCGGTGCCGTGCTCCGCTGCGGTGTCTGGAACGCTGGGCTGGAGACACTgaccgcctcggccgccgccgcgatCGCCCATGCCGTGTCGTACGCCCAGAGCGTCACCACGTTCGGGTCATGGACGTAGTCGTCGGCACTTGGGTTCTCCCGCCGGAGCCTCGCCCTGAACCGCGCCGAGAAGTTCTTGACCTGGTCCGTCACCCGCGCGTACGGCCGGAGGCTGACAACCCCCTGCATCGCGTCGACGTCGTCAGGGCTTATCGCGTCCACAACGCTGCCGATTCCGTCCGTGGCGATCCAGACGTAGCCCACCGACATCATGCCGGCGTTCCTTGCCCGTCGGAAGAACCGCGCGGCAAGAAAGGGGTTCATGTGCACGACAAAGACGCGCGTCGGCATCGCCATGAAGCGGTAGAGCACCGCGTCGATGCGGTCGTCGGTCGCGTCGCTCGGAACGGCCGCGCGGTCCGTGATCTTGGCGCCGACGCCCTGGAGCGCGTCGGCGAGCGCCGGGAGGATGCCGGACCCGTAGGGCGTGTCCTCGTACACGACCACCGCCGCGTGCCACCTGAACGCGGCGAGGACCGCGGCGATGGGCGCGGCCTGTAAGGAGTCGTTGACCGCAGTGCGCACGAAGTAGGGCGTCTGCGACGGGGACAGCGCCGGGGAGGTGGCGGAGTAGGAGAGGACGGGGACGTGCGTGCGGTTGCCGAGGTAGGCTACGAACTCGGCCTCCACCGACGTCTCCGGCCCGATGATGGCCTGCACCTGCTCGTTCTTGATCAGGTCCACCGCTGCAACAAAGCCGAAGGCACTTCTCAGAAATGATGGAAGACAAGCCCGTAAACATCTCAGCCCACACGAGATTTTGGCCTTTGGGCCATACACGGCAATGCAAACAAAGGTTGACCTGAAAATAGTGACAGATtacacttgaaaaaaaaaaatagcgaCAGATGTTGACACTCTGATTTGCCTAATCTACCAGGTTAGAACTCACTTTCAGATGTTATTAGTGCGAAATATTTTAATTTCACTTGCTAGAGTCATTTGATGTTTGCTTGTATGGCACAACAAAGAACAAACCGAGGTGATATCAGTTCCATACAGACACACAGCATCAAATTCTCAAGAAAAGATCATCTGGGTGGCTGAATCTCTTCCTGAGAGAACTCTAGAAAGCTGGATTCTTCTACTCCCATTTCATTGACCAGACCTCAAAATAAACTTCTCTGATCCTCTCACACCAATACACCATAGACTAGAGAGATGCTATAGCTTGGCTGCAAAGCAACATGGTTTCTCTGGTTGACTTGATTACTGGGGGCGTATTCCCTCTGTATTGAGATCAGAATTGACCGACGACTCCTCCGGATGGAGAACATCGACTGTAACAAATCGACAACTGATAACCGACAGTGACCTGCTAGTTCACCATTTTCAGAAGCAAGTTCCACGGTTGCAGACTTGCAGGTGACGAAAGTCTATGCACCAATGGTGTGCCCCCACACGCACCCGGAATTAATGCGCAGGCAGATGAGCTCCAAATCCGTCGCCTAGGTTTCCACGCGGAAGGAGCAAGAATTTCCCTACCGCGACGCAGTACTTCAATTCGCTTTCAGTTGTCGCCGATGGAAAACTTGGATCGCAACTGCTTGCGGCCATTCAGGTCAGGCTTAGGTGAGCAGCGAAAGAGAAGGGGGCGTGCCTGGGACATCGAGACCTCCACTTCACACGCACTGTATTATGTACCCGATGTAAGCCCCTGTTTATTTTAGATTCTAGATTATGCTTCACAATCGGATTATGTAAATAAATGGATGGATTCTGTAAACAGATTGCAGCAATCCAGATCTATATTATGGTATAATCTATAATTCACCTCAGAATAGCTTCTACACTTCACAATTCAGAATCCGAATTCTCACAGTCCACAGgggaaacaaacagaccctaaaacTGTTTCTTACAAGAATTTAGTACCAACTAAGCAACCAACACTTTGTACTTTTTATAACTAAAAGATGAGAATGATCCTGTTGTAAAAAGGTGATTATTTCAACGCTAGTACTAGTAAAGAATTATGTTGAGCTGAATTTATTACTGACTACCCAACATTTGAAAATTCTATGACAAAAACTGGGCACGACGGATCCAAGATCGCGCGTATCTTGCTCAGCTACTTTCGTGCTTGGACTGAAGTCGTAGCCTGATTTGAAGTTTTCGACACCGTGAGCTGGAGCAACTCGTAGGCACGTGCCTCGGTGAAGGCGACATATCCCAAAATCTCTCATGTGTCTTTCATATCGTGTTGGACGGACGGACAACATGGTGTTTCTAAGTACGGGGCTGTTGAAAGTCTGAAACGAACCTGCATCAGCTTCAGTTGGGTCGGTACCGAGGATGGCAGACTCGACCCTTACGTTACTACAGGTGCATAAACTTGGAAGGAACTTCATGGACATGTTGAAAGCAGCAGACGAAACGATCAAAAGAGCCGCAGCGCAACGAGACAAAGGCAACCGTGAGATAGAGCAGGCACAGCCACAACAACTAGTGGCTCATGGCTCCATCGTATCACAGACGACGCGAACCAACGCCGCCACAAGGATGTGCAGCCTCTTAATTTTCTACGATCTTTGCACCATTTCAAAGCAAATCAACAATCGATTCCGTTAATTCTAGAGATTGGTCAATGGTGATTAAGCTAGTAATTGGACCACTCGATCAGGCAAAACTAGCTAGGCAACCGAAGAGATTGCACAAGTTATTACTTGCTATATCTACGAGCTTGAACATGCGTGCAACTGAATTCTGGAATGGAGAAGTGTGTTGCGAGCTTACCGGCGGAAGCGGCGCCAAGAACGTCCCCGCCCGAGTCCCGGAAGCGCAGCGAGACCCTGGCCGCGGAGCCGGGGCGCGCCGCGTAGTAGTCCTCCACCGCCATCTCAATGCCGACCCGCCGCCGCGGTCCGACCGGCGACGCCATCTTCAGGATGACGCCCACGCGCACCTGCGCAGGCGCCGGCGCATTCTGCTGCGCGGTGACCACCTGCAGGCTCGCCTGGCTCCAAACCAGCGCAACAGAGACGAGACCGGAGACGaacgaagaggaggaagagtgCACCGGGCGCCTCCCCATCTTCTATCACTGCATCGATCACAAGCAGCAGGCGCTCTCTGGTACTGCCTCTCTCGCGCTTTCTTCCTTGTGAGCTTCTAGCGCCGCGACCGAACGCGCTTTAT
This genomic interval carries:
- the LOC133921051 gene encoding glutamate receptor 2.9-like, encoding MGRRPVHSSSSSFVSGLVSVALVWSQASLQVVTAQQNAPAPAQVRVGVILKMASPVGPRRRVGIEMAVEDYYAARPGSAARVSLRFRDSGGDVLGAASAAVDLIKNEQVQAIIGPETSVEAEFVAYLGNRTHVPVLSYSATSPALSPSQTPYFVRTAVNDSLQAAPIAAVLAAFRWHAAVVVYEDTPYGSGILPALADALQGVGAKITDRAAVPSDATDDRIDAVLYRFMAMPTRVFVVHMNPFLAARFFRRARNAGMMSVGYVWIATDGIGSVVDAISPDDVDAMQGVVSLRPYARVTDQVKNFSARFRARLRRENPSADDYVHDPNVVTLWAYDTAWAIAAAAEAVSVSSPAFQTPQRSTAPTDLDRLGVLATGAKLLNAVHGTTFHGLAGNFTLVDGQLQPPAYEVINIFGKGARTVGFWTPESGVTQALNANGAKGLKQILWPGDSPLSPKGWVMSPNGQQLRVAVPVKRGFTQFVDVTKDSTTGRRNVTGYCIEVFDAVMRNMPYPVTYQYVPYDGSSESYENLVSQVSEQKADVVVGDVTITASRMDEVDFTMPFTESGWSMVVAVRTDTSTSMWIFMQPLTTSLWVASVAFFCFTGFVVWVIEHRINPEFRGTPWQQFGLIFYFAFSTLVFSHREKLESNLSRFVVIIWVFFVLILTSSYTASLTSMLTVQKLQPTVTDVRELQRRGDYIGYQEGSFTEDSLQKVGFDKAKMRSYSTAEQYADALSKGSANGGVAAVFDEIPYLKLLLSQYCDGYTMVGPVFKTDGFGFVFPRGSPMTPDVSRAVLALAEGKEMAQIEKKWFGEPGVCPSQGGSAAVGSSNLSFSSFGGLFLITGVVSVLVLLVYLATFVYRERGELRPAEEAGSGSSSLALLRAWLRHYDQKDLRSPTFKTRNDESIRSGNQTPRWIDETVRGGRGANGPVQAASEEEAIGMSPFSISTGSEMIAGSSPASELGTSFEQRMQEAATSVEIRSSMAS